One window of the Candidatus Latescibacterota bacterium genome contains the following:
- a CDS encoding PD-(D/E)XK nuclease family protein, whose protein sequence is MIRRIEAVKVSDPLAPVYILAGSNLAGRYLGDLLSTRMGGSFNVEIMTFPDLVSRVADSAGIECAEGLPLFSGRIIIEGMRRKGEIPPYFESISMMDGFPDAVLGTLTDIDEAGFDADAAKRLIGDNGSKAGAEDLLDIYIGYRGRIEGLGGDIHSFFRNVTTAAGSLDTGPPVFVYGFYDMNELQYRFLSSIAECGGMDIFVPVDGEEDSLSSRFVSRLKRSGFDHTHLDMEKGPGPAREVFSVHDPESEIREIASRVLDLAGPSIRFGEMAVLIPPGYDVRLVEDIFDEARIPCYLSGHPLLEISAHARTLLSLAGLMSGVPSRSRLVDLLASIPLNATDVTNGHPDPFSVWIRLSAESGMSGENGWVEENIELIGRLERTMDEKDRDLIDAVRRSGEVIENIMILSKVGRKASWSDRVEILSGVVTLLPGEDEAFCDVLCLVSSLIELDRVDRECPAGIFYSVLKALLSRPAGVTGRFGGEGVNILPLSGARGLRFRAVFIPGLTEDSLPGRVGRDPFLSDEGREKLEKLSGSDIRFSRRQDRPGELRHIFNLACRSADEHLFHSFPRNGEGADREKIPSSFLDPETGEDPGQSGCGDVAVSDSVHLTRVPCGPVQAWARDPVSEEEFCSLAVFKCGETAGDLFENRFFTKGVQLSSSRWKRGRLSGYDGIIDSSKGLSALRSMLDSSVRVFSPTSLERWAGCPFVYFLNDILGVESVEEPEEMISIDPLRRGNVVHSIMESLYVELSRKKLLPLTGGDRGEVLDTAARVAGDILERFASREPVGLKLFWDVEKRIIIQAVTGYIESEMREQDGMIPIEYEIAFGFGPDGSNVVFDTGKKSIHFRGRIDRIDRDPSGGFRVIDYKTGKLDRRKDNDLGGGVYLQLPVYLLAAARILGIDIDDGIAQYRKVATGGGKRVVTFSGENWEEISRQLGGMIDVITSGMEDGLFFISPDNQGCRFCGLSSACPSARGYIMEEKVMKDDRCRPYISMRRGEAEGDG, encoded by the coding sequence TTGATCCGGAGGATCGAAGCTGTCAAGGTATCGGATCCTCTTGCCCCGGTTTACATCCTTGCCGGATCCAATCTGGCCGGGAGATACCTGGGGGATCTTCTGTCGACCAGGATGGGCGGGTCTTTCAATGTCGAGATCATGACATTTCCAGACCTCGTCAGCCGGGTAGCAGATTCGGCGGGGATAGAATGTGCCGAGGGTCTTCCCCTCTTTTCGGGCCGGATAATCATTGAAGGGATGCGGCGAAAGGGTGAGATACCCCCGTATTTCGAGTCCATATCGATGATGGATGGGTTTCCGGATGCTGTGCTGGGAACGCTTACCGATATCGATGAGGCCGGATTCGATGCTGATGCTGCGAAAAGACTAATCGGAGATAATGGATCAAAGGCAGGGGCAGAAGACCTTCTTGATATATATATTGGCTACAGAGGCAGGATCGAGGGGCTCGGCGGGGATATCCACTCCTTCTTCAGGAATGTGACAACCGCGGCAGGCAGCCTGGATACGGGGCCTCCCGTATTCGTCTATGGATTCTATGATATGAATGAACTGCAGTACCGTTTCCTTTCTTCGATTGCAGAATGTGGTGGAATGGATATCTTCGTTCCGGTAGACGGGGAAGAAGACAGCCTGTCGTCACGATTCGTAAGCCGCTTGAAAAGATCAGGTTTCGATCATACGCATCTCGACATGGAGAAAGGACCCGGCCCAGCGAGGGAAGTCTTCAGCGTTCATGACCCGGAATCGGAAATCCGTGAAATAGCATCCAGGGTACTTGATCTGGCAGGCCCCTCGATCCGTTTCGGTGAGATGGCCGTTCTGATTCCACCCGGATATGATGTGAGACTTGTGGAAGATATATTCGATGAGGCCAGGATACCCTGTTACTTGTCCGGGCATCCGCTTCTCGAGATCTCCGCTCACGCGAGGACCCTGCTTTCACTTGCGGGCCTGATGTCAGGAGTTCCCTCAAGGTCCCGGCTTGTAGATCTTCTGGCTTCCATCCCTCTGAATGCGACTGATGTTACAAATGGGCATCCGGACCCGTTCTCCGTGTGGATACGTTTGAGTGCCGAATCGGGAATGTCTGGTGAAAACGGATGGGTCGAAGAGAATATCGAATTGATCGGCAGACTTGAAAGAACGATGGATGAAAAGGATAGAGATCTGATAGATGCAGTGAGACGTTCGGGAGAGGTCATCGAGAATATCATGATCCTTTCAAAGGTGGGTCGAAAAGCTTCCTGGAGCGACAGGGTTGAAATTCTCTCCGGTGTTGTGACCTTGCTTCCGGGGGAGGATGAAGCGTTCTGCGATGTTCTGTGTCTGGTCTCGAGCCTGATCGAGCTTGACCGGGTAGACAGGGAATGCCCGGCGGGGATCTTTTATTCCGTGCTCAAGGCTCTGTTGTCGCGACCCGCTGGAGTGACTGGCAGATTCGGTGGGGAGGGAGTCAATATATTACCTTTGTCAGGGGCAAGGGGGCTGCGGTTCAGGGCTGTCTTTATCCCGGGACTGACCGAGGACTCCCTGCCCGGCAGGGTCGGCAGGGATCCCTTTCTTTCCGACGAGGGAAGAGAAAAACTGGAGAAGCTGTCAGGTTCAGATATCAGGTTTTCGAGAAGACAGGACAGGCCGGGAGAACTCAGACATATTTTCAACCTGGCTTGCCGGTCAGCCGACGAACACCTTTTTCACAGTTTTCCAAGAAATGGAGAGGGTGCCGACAGGGAGAAGATCCCTTCTTCCTTTCTTGATCCAGAGACAGGGGAGGATCCCGGGCAGAGTGGCTGTGGTGATGTTGCTGTGTCGGACAGTGTGCATTTGACCAGAGTGCCGTGTGGTCCGGTGCAGGCGTGGGCCAGGGATCCGGTAAGTGAAGAAGAGTTCTGTTCGCTTGCAGTGTTCAAGTGTGGTGAGACGGCAGGTGATCTCTTTGAGAACAGGTTTTTCACGAAAGGGGTCCAGCTGTCATCTTCGAGGTGGAAGAGAGGCAGGCTGTCCGGTTATGACGGAATCATAGATTCAAGCAAGGGGTTGAGTGCCCTTCGCTCGATGCTCGATTCCAGTGTCCGTGTTTTTTCGCCGACTTCGCTGGAGAGATGGGCGGGGTGCCCGTTTGTCTATTTCCTTAATGATATTCTCGGTGTCGAATCGGTCGAGGAGCCTGAAGAAATGATCTCCATCGATCCCCTTCGGAGGGGAAACGTCGTCCATTCGATCATGGAGAGCCTCTACGTGGAGTTAAGTAGAAAGAAACTTCTTCCCCTGACAGGGGGAGACCGCGGGGAGGTGCTCGATACCGCGGCACGGGTCGCCGGTGACATTCTCGAACGTTTCGCATCAAGAGAGCCTGTCGGCCTGAAGCTGTTTTGGGATGTGGAAAAGAGGATTATCATCCAGGCGGTTACCGGATATATCGAGTCGGAGATGCGGGAGCAGGATGGAATGATCCCCATCGAGTATGAGATCGCGTTCGGTTTCGGGCCTGATGGGAGCAATGTCGTATTTGACACGGGGAAGAAGTCGATACATTTCAGGGGCAGGATAGACCGGATAGATCGTGATCCCTCCGGCGGGTTCAGGGTGATCGACTACAAGACTGGAAAGCTTGACAGAAGGAAGGATAACGATCTGGGAGGCGGAGTCTATCTTCAACTGCCTGTATATCTGCTTGCAGCGGCGCGGATACTTGGCATTGACATCGATGATGGTATCGCCCAGTACAGGAAAGTCGCCACGGGAGGCGGCAAGAGAGTCGTTACCTTTTCGGGAGAGAACTGGGAGGAAATATCCCGTCAGCTTGGAGGCATGATCGATGTCATCACATCAGGAATGGAGGACGGACTGTTCTTTATCTCCCCCGATAACCAGGGGTGCAGATTCTGTGGTCTTTCGTCGGCCTGTCCTTCGGCACGTGGTTATATCATGGAAGAGAAGGTGATGAAGGATGACAGGTGCAGGCCGTATATATCCATGAGGAGAGGGGAGGCCGAAGGTGATGGGTGA
- a CDS encoding UvrD-helicase domain-containing protein, which produces MGEQTVRPVDFEARLRAVSDLDSSLCLEAGAGTGKTTLLVDRYLSIIGQGRAMPGQIVAITFTEKAASEMKSRLRREIDSRIASLDKDETSCERFREARNNLESAHISTIHAFASSLLRENPVEAGVYPGFGLLDDIESKMLLDECWNTFLSRPHEGAGDIIRSWYMAGGKVDNLRDQAMHYYYERGNAVLSGIFEDEGGAVSDNAQAEPDVAEMPGAGAIVLTESLADLVEESVLRVKLLLRSSCKKLDDKGAVLIGEFSGESALMEGLEGESREEFALCLDIPKPKGNKNNWDPETDCSEQKKIFRDMAAAQSMARTSSLERLVPALESWLAGFVSLVEARKREQSLLDFDDLLIKARLLLDDKGLLDELRRRYRFFLVDEFQDTDPLQAEIIMLLSCSPGSREIAPGPGRLFIVGDPKQSIYRFRKADVEIYEKVKRKFIEAGDYLRITQNFRSTPGITEWVNRAFSLIIKKPPDGCYQPAYEPVHAFREGDDAGVISLELDPGIDKADDVRKAESESLSKFIYGLIDSGRTVMDPVTRKPRRIRFGDIAVLYRGTTGIAHYEDGLRRAQIPYMVEGGKLYFTRQEVRDLASALWAIEDPGDSLALVSVLRSGMFGFSDEELLLFKSDGGSFDYTRQGMTDDPSHADILAAFHMLAALHAGRNTAGPAGTLAELMRKTKYIESSLLRPHGHQRVMNIRKASQRAREFDRACHSFRFFARWMRDQEKLGTAEGESPAIDDGNDAVRLLTIHKSKGLQFPVVIIVNLMQTLRPPGRLLRGKHDRAAFSLGNGWQTPDYDNAVEDEKIRDRAESARMLYVAATRAGDLLVIPRTNKKNSLYEMISDAINMNIFERDDTGAVIPAGGDPGEVLGLDVSMLEAVGGRARSAAEKDPAGELREIASSWKVCCEDRDRKILSASSCPVRISPSGLKAVAPGGKAGEKSPVDLRRDVDGGGGPGGEARALFVGNVFHRIMEIADFSSVERTCSIIGGLLAGSGYEDTCPELERMVKNTLSLDLMVRAAGASRVFREMHFSFPVYAQNARKSDESVSGRPGLLTGDQPAGFAGGRVDLFFQDEGGWTLIDFKTDDVTPDEAESKMRSYMNQGGVYALALARAGLKMNGGVYFIFARPGVAVHLDVTDSLLEKVDSLLHTIAVPDHGVMPFSQL; this is translated from the coding sequence ATGGGTGAACAAACTGTCAGGCCGGTTGATTTCGAGGCCAGACTGAGAGCAGTCTCCGATCTGGATTCCTCCCTCTGCCTGGAAGCTGGAGCCGGTACGGGAAAGACTACTCTTCTCGTTGACAGATACCTTTCCATCATTGGTCAAGGCAGAGCCATGCCGGGCCAGATAGTAGCCATTACATTTACCGAGAAGGCCGCGTCAGAGATGAAATCGCGTCTCAGAAGAGAGATCGATTCGCGTATCGCTTCCCTCGACAAGGATGAAACTTCCTGTGAAAGATTCAGGGAGGCCAGGAACAATCTCGAGAGCGCTCATATATCGACTATTCATGCCTTCGCTTCCTCTCTTCTGCGCGAGAACCCGGTCGAAGCGGGGGTCTATCCCGGTTTCGGACTTCTCGATGATATCGAGAGCAAGATGCTTCTTGACGAATGCTGGAACACTTTCCTCTCGCGTCCGCACGAGGGGGCGGGAGACATAATCCGTTCCTGGTACATGGCCGGGGGCAAGGTGGACAATCTTCGTGATCAGGCGATGCATTATTACTATGAGCGCGGAAACGCCGTCCTTTCAGGAATATTCGAAGACGAGGGGGGGGCTGTCTCTGATAATGCGCAGGCAGAACCAGATGTCGCTGAGATGCCGGGGGCAGGTGCGATCGTTTTGACTGAAAGCCTGGCCGATCTTGTCGAGGAATCGGTTTTACGGGTGAAGCTGCTTCTGAGATCCTCCTGTAAAAAATTGGACGATAAAGGGGCGGTCTTGATAGGGGAATTTTCGGGAGAATCAGCCCTTATGGAGGGACTTGAAGGGGAGTCTCGCGAAGAGTTCGCTCTCTGCCTCGACATACCAAAGCCAAAGGGAAACAAGAACAACTGGGATCCTGAGACAGATTGCAGCGAACAAAAAAAGATCTTCCGCGATATGGCCGCCGCACAGTCCATGGCCAGGACTTCCAGTTTGGAGAGGCTTGTGCCGGCTTTGGAAAGTTGGCTCGCCGGGTTCGTCTCTCTTGTGGAGGCGAGGAAACGGGAACAAAGCCTGCTGGATTTCGACGACCTTCTGATAAAGGCGAGACTCCTGCTGGACGACAAAGGCCTGCTGGATGAGTTGAGGCGCAGGTACAGGTTCTTTCTTGTCGATGAATTTCAGGATACAGATCCCCTTCAGGCCGAGATCATCATGCTGCTCTCGTGCAGCCCGGGAAGTCGCGAGATAGCACCTGGTCCCGGCAGGCTCTTTATAGTCGGCGATCCCAAGCAGAGTATTTACAGGTTCCGGAAGGCGGATGTCGAGATATACGAGAAGGTCAAGCGGAAGTTCATCGAGGCAGGGGACTATCTCAGGATCACACAGAATTTCAGGTCGACTCCCGGGATCACCGAATGGGTCAACAGGGCATTCTCCCTGATAATCAAAAAACCGCCAGATGGTTGTTACCAGCCAGCCTACGAACCGGTTCACGCCTTCAGGGAAGGCGATGATGCCGGGGTGATCAGCCTGGAGCTGGATCCCGGTATTGACAAGGCGGATGATGTCCGCAAAGCCGAGAGCGAATCATTGTCAAAGTTCATATACGGACTGATCGATTCGGGACGGACTGTAATGGACCCTGTTACTCGAAAGCCCCGGCGGATAAGGTTTGGTGACATCGCGGTCCTGTACAGGGGTACTACAGGAATAGCACATTATGAGGATGGGTTGAGAAGGGCTCAGATCCCCTATATGGTCGAGGGAGGAAAGCTGTACTTCACCCGCCAGGAAGTAAGGGACCTTGCATCGGCTCTATGGGCTATTGAGGATCCAGGTGACTCGCTGGCTCTTGTTTCGGTTCTGCGATCCGGGATGTTCGGGTTCAGTGATGAAGAACTGCTTCTTTTCAAGTCTGATGGAGGGTCTTTTGATTATACCCGCCAGGGGATGACTGACGATCCTTCACATGCCGATATTCTGGCCGCGTTCCACATGCTGGCCGCTCTGCATGCTGGCCGAAATACGGCCGGCCCTGCCGGCACTCTGGCAGAGTTGATGCGTAAGACGAAATATATCGAATCTTCTCTTCTCCGGCCACATGGCCATCAGCGGGTCATGAACATCAGGAAGGCCTCACAGAGAGCACGCGAATTCGACCGTGCCTGTCATTCGTTCAGGTTTTTTGCAAGGTGGATGAGAGACCAGGAAAAACTGGGAACGGCGGAAGGTGAATCGCCGGCGATCGACGACGGGAACGATGCCGTTCGGTTGCTCACGATCCATAAATCGAAGGGACTGCAGTTCCCCGTCGTCATCATTGTAAACCTGATGCAGACACTCAGGCCGCCCGGCAGGTTGTTACGGGGAAAACATGACAGGGCAGCTTTCAGTCTCGGGAACGGCTGGCAGACACCTGACTATGACAACGCGGTCGAAGATGAAAAGATCAGGGACAGGGCTGAGTCTGCACGCATGCTGTATGTCGCCGCCACACGTGCCGGGGATCTCCTGGTCATCCCACGCACCAATAAGAAGAACAGTTTATACGAGATGATCTCCGATGCGATAAATATGAATATCTTTGAGCGGGATGATACAGGAGCAGTGATACCTGCGGGCGGAGACCCGGGCGAAGTCCTTGGCCTTGATGTTTCCATGCTTGAGGCGGTCGGCGGCAGAGCCCGGTCGGCAGCTGAAAAAGATCCGGCAGGAGAATTGCGTGAGATAGCTTCTTCCTGGAAGGTCTGTTGCGAGGACAGGGATAGAAAGATATTATCAGCGTCGTCCTGTCCGGTAAGGATATCACCTTCAGGACTGAAGGCAGTTGCGCCTGGCGGGAAAGCTGGTGAGAAATCTCCTGTCGATTTGCGCAGAGATGTCGATGGTGGTGGAGGGCCTGGCGGAGAAGCCAGGGCCCTGTTTGTCGGAAACGTCTTTCACAGGATCATGGAAATTGCGGATTTTTCTTCAGTCGAGCGTACATGTTCAATTATCGGGGGGCTCCTGGCTGGTAGCGGGTATGAAGACACCTGCCCCGAACTTGAGAGGATGGTTAAGAATACGTTGTCTCTCGACCTGATGGTCAGGGCTGCCGGAGCAAGCCGTGTATTCAGGGAGATGCACTTTTCTTTTCCGGTCTATGCACAAAATGCCAGGAAATCAGATGAGTCTGTTTCGGGTCGTCCGGGCCTGCTGACCGGCGATCAGCCGGCTGGATTCGCAGGGGGAAGGGTGGACCTGTTTTTTCAGGATGAAGGTGGATGGACTCTGATCGACTTCAAGACCGATGATGTCACTCCGGATGAGGCGGAGTCGAAAATGCGTTCGTACATGAACCAGGGAGGTGTATACGCGCTTGCACTGGCCAGGGCGGGATTGAAAATGAACGGGGGCGTATATTTCATTTTCGCTCGCCCGGGTGTGGCGGTCCATCTCGATGTCACCGACTCACTGCTGGAAAAGGTTGATAGCCTTTTGCATACGATTGCGGTGCCGGATCATGGGGTCATGCCGTTTTCTCAGCTTTGA
- a CDS encoding sulfide-dependent adenosine diphosphate thiazole synthase produces MALNERTITEAIIKRYTEKLLDSTKCDVAIVGAGPAGLVAASDLARAGWKTCVFERKLSIGGGMWGGGMMMNEIVVQPEGKEILDEFGVETHKFQNDYYTADSVQTVCSLGALACKNGARIFNLISVEDIILKENIARGVVINWTAVEMGGLHVDPLTIESKFIVDSTGHPAEVLKVIDRKVDARLLTPSGRLEGERSLWADRAEQTTLENTKEVFPNVYVAGMCANAAFGSYRMGPIFGGMLLSGRKVAKIIGDRLKAEKTA; encoded by the coding sequence ATGGCATTGAACGAAAGAACCATCACTGAGGCGATAATAAAAAGATACACCGAAAAACTCCTCGATTCTACCAAATGCGACGTCGCGATCGTGGGCGCCGGCCCGGCAGGACTAGTCGCTGCCTCAGATCTGGCCAGGGCGGGCTGGAAGACCTGTGTGTTCGAGAGAAAACTCAGCATAGGCGGCGGGATGTGGGGAGGTGGGATGATGATGAATGAGATCGTCGTGCAGCCCGAAGGTAAAGAGATACTTGATGAATTCGGCGTCGAGACGCATAAATTCCAGAACGATTACTACACGGCCGATTCTGTCCAGACTGTCTGTTCCCTCGGGGCCCTGGCATGTAAAAACGGGGCCCGGATATTCAACCTGATCAGCGTAGAGGACATCATACTCAAGGAAAACATCGCCAGAGGCGTAGTGATCAACTGGACCGCCGTTGAGATGGGTGGTCTTCATGTGGATCCTCTGACCATCGAGTCGAAATTCATCGTGGATTCGACCGGGCACCCGGCAGAAGTACTGAAAGTGATCGACAGGAAAGTAGACGCCCGGCTACTCACTCCGAGCGGCAGACTTGAAGGCGAGCGTTCCCTGTGGGCAGACCGGGCCGAGCAGACCACACTGGAGAACACGAAGGAAGTATTCCCCAATGTCTATGTTGCTGGAATGTGTGCCAATGCCGCGTTTGGATCGTACAGGATGGGCCCGATCTTCGGCGGTATGCTTCTCAGTGGGAGGAAGGTTGCAAAGATCATCGGAGACAGGCTCAAAGCTGAGAAAACGGCATGA